A window of Acinetobacter sp. TR3 contains these coding sequences:
- a CDS encoding DMT family transporter, with the protein MKNWLILFIAIVAEVIATSALKSSEGFTKPIASIVVVLGYMIAFYCLSLTLKTIPVGIAYAVWSGVGIVLITTVAWFVFDQKLDVWGIIGIVLIMSGVLILNLLSKTSSH; encoded by the coding sequence ATGAAGAATTGGCTCATTTTATTTATCGCAATTGTTGCTGAAGTGATTGCTACTTCTGCTTTAAAAAGTAGTGAAGGGTTCACTAAGCCGATTGCATCTATTGTTGTTGTACTCGGTTATATGATTGCATTTTATTGTTTATCTCTCACATTGAAAACAATTCCCGTTGGTATTGCTTATGCGGTATGGTCGGGTGTTGGAATTGTTTTGATTACCACAGTGGCATGGTTTGTATTTGATCAGAAGTTAGATGTTTGGGGAATTATTGGGATTGTACTGATTATGAGTGGTGTACTGATCTTAAACTTATTGTCGAAAACGAGTTCTCATTAA